One stretch of Diorhabda carinulata isolate Delta chromosome 5, icDioCari1.1, whole genome shotgun sequence DNA includes these proteins:
- the LOC130894462 gene encoding dual oxidase maturation factor 1-like isoform X1 gives MQIKLVEMWFDLGRREGFPTQYGSNKTPVTVDVLDAGFIAAGIILGISFCCALPTPKLKENSIVFIRVGVTIIIGTLLLINNFGQEWEVGHIFTKTPYKAGSGEEINASISLKIGLRSLNVTLKANSSESSTLKYEIINYNERFEWTWDQGVFGFGPYAGKLQREYRQAQYRGVPHPILWVVEYFIIDGEGLRYGRFYRTAGWYTHILMWTAFPCWILSVILFRSVIRYGAYFLGICGGLLLFGNFIYLVIRNPNTLKIHFEDDILTTKFGFHYWCTFALGIFCIILSLTVIFMEYKYDQQLCSFFGVNPLNSYDAVAYLTKEERLLLRHKSTKYIKTNVDIPLVDMETAPNEDDDDVDYVPVYLKRRNITSVSAPVVNRTVKPNRHKLPLPPPPESSNN, from the exons TTAGTTGAGATGTGGTTCGATCTGGGTAGACGTGAAGGTTTTCCTACACAATATGGATCAAACAAAACTCCTGTCACTGTGGATGTTTTAGACGCCGGTTTTATTGCCGCAGGAATCATTTTAGGAATATCATTTTGTTGTGCTTTACCCACTCCAAAACTCAAAGAg AATTCGATTGTTTTTATAAGAGTTGGTGTAACCATCATCATAGGAACGCTTTTATTAA TAAATAACTTTGGTCAAGAATGGGAAGTTGGACATATATTCACAAAAACTCCTTATAAAGCAGGATCCGGAGAAGAAATAAACGCTTCCATATCTCTAAAAATCGGACTTCGTAGTCTAAATGTAACTTTAAAGGCGAATTCGTCCGAAAGTAGTACATTAAAGTATGAGATAATTAATTACAACGAAAGATTTGAATGGACTTGGGATCAAGGAGTATTTGGATTCGGACCGTATG CTGGAAAGTTACAAAGAGAATATAGACAAGCTCAATATCGAGGTGTGCCCCACCCAATTCTATGGgtagttgaatattttataatagacGGTGAAGGTCTGAGATACGGTCGTTTTTATAGAACTGCCGGATGGTACACGCACATTTTAATGTGGACGGCATTTCCCTGCTGGATTTTGTCTGTAATATTATTCAGATCag TGATTAGATACGGAGCATATTTTCTTGGAATATGCGGAGGCCTACTATTATTCGGTAATTTTATATACCTAGTGATACGTAATCCTAATACACTAAAAATACATTTCGAAGACGACATACTGACTACGAAATTTGGATTTCACTATTGGTGTACTTTTGCTTTAG gaatattttgCATTATATTATCCTTAACGGTAATATTTATGGAATATAAATATGATCAACAACTTTGCAGTTTCTTTGGAGTCAATCCGCTTAATAGTTATGATGCAGTAGCATATTTGA CTAAAGAAGAACGATTACTTTTGAGACATAAATCTACtaaatatatcaaaactaaTGTCGATATACCTTTAGTTGACATGGAAACTGCACCGAATGAAGACGATGACGATGTTGATTACGTTCCTGTTTATTTAAAACGACGAAATATTACGTCTGTATCAGCTCCTGTTGTTAATAGAACAGTGAAACCAAACAGACATAAATTACCTTTACCACCACCACCTGAATCcagtaataattaa